Proteins from one Verrucomicrobiota bacterium genomic window:
- a CDS encoding tetratricopeptide repeat protein → MDASRQSFKRRFLAVCLCAVSAGLLAAIASRWILQAPEPPVPQQLDKLDPQARAYVEETLKWVRSAPRDWNRHATLGIVYAANSLWTEARLAFSNVVHLNPKEPLAHLYVGISHQELAEADQALQIFREVTRRFPGFAQGYYRLGEALLKAGDLDNSEKAFQRLAELAPKEWRGYAGIGDVHLRRGEFSQAVKWLEQAVQLDWSAARAHHLLGTALRETGRIAEAEIELSLGLNAVSYPMPDAWFERAPEHMKLLQDQLVKAEEAAQAGQPDESVRILEEAMRFHPTNAMVLNNLAIALNRSGQPQKARPLLLKLLQSDSKYLPAHITLSFANQLLGSHQDALACAERAVELSPTTAQAHVARANALLAMERDAEAVEALETALRCDPKNAEIQIELGDVKWRNLNRPDEALAHYKKAIQLNRMLLKAHVRHAEWAIERGDAAEAEAAAAMIRRLAPREPGLVILENRIQKLRSRR, encoded by the coding sequence ATGGACGCGTCCCGGCAGTCCTTCAAGCGTCGATTTCTGGCGGTGTGCCTTTGCGCGGTCTCCGCAGGACTGCTGGCTGCGATCGCCTCCCGGTGGATTCTTCAAGCTCCTGAGCCGCCTGTCCCCCAGCAATTGGATAAGCTGGATCCTCAAGCGCGCGCCTACGTCGAAGAAACATTGAAGTGGGTGCGCAGCGCGCCTCGGGATTGGAATCGGCACGCGACTTTGGGGATTGTTTATGCGGCGAACTCGCTCTGGACGGAGGCGCGTCTGGCTTTCTCCAACGTGGTCCATCTCAATCCGAAGGAACCGCTGGCGCATTTGTATGTGGGAATCTCGCATCAGGAACTGGCCGAAGCGGATCAAGCCTTGCAGATCTTTCGCGAAGTCACCCGGCGTTTTCCCGGCTTCGCCCAGGGCTATTATCGGCTGGGTGAGGCTCTGCTGAAAGCAGGCGACCTGGATAACTCCGAAAAAGCATTTCAGCGCCTGGCGGAGTTGGCACCGAAGGAATGGCGAGGGTACGCGGGAATCGGCGACGTCCATTTGCGCCGAGGAGAGTTCAGCCAGGCCGTGAAATGGCTCGAACAGGCGGTGCAACTGGATTGGAGCGCCGCCCGGGCCCATCATTTGCTAGGCACGGCCTTGCGGGAAACCGGGCGCATCGCGGAAGCGGAGATCGAGCTCAGTCTGGGCCTGAATGCGGTCTCTTATCCGATGCCGGATGCTTGGTTCGAGCGGGCGCCGGAACACATGAAGTTGCTTCAGGATCAACTGGTGAAAGCGGAGGAAGCCGCTCAAGCGGGACAACCGGATGAGTCGGTGAGAATCCTTGAGGAAGCCATGCGGTTTCACCCCACAAACGCCATGGTCCTAAACAATCTCGCGATCGCCCTGAACCGTTCCGGCCAACCCCAGAAAGCGCGGCCACTGCTCCTCAAACTGCTCCAGAGCGACAGCAAGTATTTACCGGCGCACATCACGCTTTCGTTCGCGAATCAGTTGCTGGGATCGCATCAGGATGCCTTGGCTTGCGCGGAGCGCGCCGTTGAATTGTCCCCAACTACTGCGCAGGCTCACGTTGCCAGAGCGAACGCTTTGCTCGCCATGGAACGCGACGCGGAGGCCGTTGAAGCGTTGGAGACGGCGTTGCGCTGCGATCCCAAAAATGCTGAGATTCAAATCGAATTGGGCGATGTGAAATGGCGAAATCTGAATCGGCCTGACGAAGCGCTGGCGCACTACAAGAAAGCGATTCAACTGAATCGCATGCTCTTGAAGGCGCACGTGCGCCACGCGGAATGGGCAATCGAGCGCGGGGATGCAGCCGAAGCCGAAGCGGCCGCCGCCATGATTCGCCGGCTTGCACCGCGCGAACCCGGCCTGGTTATCCTTGAGAACCGCATACAGAAACTCCGATCTCGACGGTAG
- a CDS encoding CRTAC1 family protein → MLTVNELKTARTAAFRLLPAPVWSSALKRPEGRGPKRRFMGRTLLVLTGFLVCAVAIGCSKAPPPANPSLPAKRVVETSDLWFEEVVAQAHVDFKHSSGAFGRFWIPEMMGGGVGLLDFDGDGLLDIFCVNSGSLNPLATHRPGHKLYRNLGQWKFEDVTNRAGVGGHGEYGMGCACADYDGDGDLDIYVTNLGQDLLYRNNGDGTFSDVTREAGLKDESWGTSAAFFDYDGDGHLDLVVANYIHWSPEKELECFSQGGLRDYCSPMNYKAAAMDTLYHNKGDGTFENVTRSAGLAEAYGNGLGVVCADFDGDGRLDMFVANDAMPNQLWMNQGHGKFADQAMIRGCAVNAYGTPRAGMGVASVDLDQDGWLDLYVTHLVGEGNGVFVNRNGYFTDTHNPKGPAAASFAYTGFGVVFADFDHDGQLDGYFANGRVKYGQRQLDSQDPYAEPNMLVRGLGKGEFEEVMPRGGVGQPLLATSRGVAWGDLDNDGDIDLAVINRDGPVHLLRNVAAKRGNWISFRVLNRKASHAVNASLRVEAGGKTFWRHVQPNQSYCSSHDPRVHIGLGPVSSVDRVTVRWPYGGEETFGPFAAGRHFDLREGAGQK, encoded by the coding sequence ATGCTCACCGTCAATGAACTGAAAACTGCGCGGACCGCAGCCTTTAGGCTGCTTCCGGCCCCGGTCTGGAGTTCGGCATTGAAGCGGCCTGAAGGCCGCGGTCCGAAGAGGCGGTTCATGGGAAGAACGCTTCTTGTGTTGACGGGGTTCTTGGTTTGCGCTGTGGCGATAGGTTGTTCGAAAGCGCCGCCGCCGGCCAATCCGAGTCTTCCGGCCAAGCGGGTTGTGGAGACATCCGACCTTTGGTTTGAGGAAGTCGTCGCACAGGCTCATGTGGATTTCAAACATTCGTCCGGCGCTTTCGGCCGTTTCTGGATTCCGGAGATGATGGGGGGCGGAGTTGGTCTTCTCGATTTCGACGGAGATGGTCTGCTCGACATCTTTTGCGTGAATTCCGGCTCCTTGAACCCGTTGGCCACCCACCGGCCCGGCCACAAACTCTACCGGAATCTGGGCCAGTGGAAATTCGAGGACGTAACGAATCGGGCCGGCGTTGGGGGTCACGGCGAATACGGCATGGGCTGCGCTTGCGCGGATTACGACGGGGACGGTGACCTGGACATCTATGTCACCAATCTTGGCCAGGATCTGCTCTATCGAAACAACGGCGATGGGACGTTTTCCGATGTCACCCGCGAAGCCGGCCTCAAGGACGAATCCTGGGGCACCAGCGCCGCCTTCTTCGATTACGACGGCGACGGCCATCTTGATCTCGTGGTCGCGAATTACATTCATTGGTCGCCGGAAAAGGAACTCGAATGTTTTTCGCAGGGCGGGCTGCGGGATTACTGTTCACCCATGAATTACAAAGCTGCGGCGATGGACACGCTCTACCACAACAAAGGTGACGGCACATTCGAGAACGTCACGCGATCCGCGGGGCTGGCTGAAGCATACGGAAATGGCCTCGGCGTGGTTTGCGCGGACTTCGACGGTGACGGTCGCCTCGATATGTTTGTGGCGAACGATGCCATGCCCAATCAGCTCTGGATGAACCAGGGCCACGGCAAATTTGCGGACCAGGCGATGATCCGCGGTTGCGCGGTGAACGCTTACGGCACTCCCAGGGCCGGCATGGGAGTGGCGAGCGTCGATCTCGATCAGGACGGCTGGCTGGATTTGTACGTGACGCACCTGGTTGGTGAAGGCAACGGCGTGTTCGTGAACCGGAACGGCTATTTCACGGACACGCACAATCCCAAGGGACCCGCCGCAGCGAGCTTCGCTTACACAGGCTTCGGCGTGGTCTTCGCCGATTTCGATCATGACGGACAACTGGACGGCTACTTTGCGAATGGCCGGGTCAAATACGGCCAGCGGCAGCTTGATTCCCAAGACCCCTACGCCGAGCCAAACATGTTGGTGCGCGGGCTGGGGAAGGGCGAATTTGAGGAGGTTATGCCGCGCGGCGGCGTTGGCCAGCCCTTGCTCGCGACCAGCCGGGGTGTGGCGTGGGGCGATCTGGATAACGACGGCGATATCGACCTCGCCGTGATCAACCGCGATGGCCCGGTGCACTTGTTGCGGAATGTCGCGGCCAAACGCGGAAACTGGATCTCGTTCAGGGTGCTGAACCGCAAGGCCAGCCATGCGGTCAACGCGAGTCTGAGGGTTGAGGCGGGAGGCAAGACCTTCTGGCGTCACGTTCAGCCCAACCAGAGTTACTGTTCGAGTCATGATCCGCGCGTCCACATCGGCCTCGGCCCTGTCTCCAGCGTTGATCGCGTGACCGTGCGCTGGCCTTATGGAGGCGAGGAAACGTTTGGCCCTTTTGCGGCAGGCCGACACTTCGATCTTCGCGAAGGCGCCGGGCAAAAGTAG
- a CDS encoding HEAT repeat domain-containing protein, with amino-acid sequence MAGGTAPRVPRMNKPHSAVFLVVFTILITCLGSGCAKKETVNVSAQTAGLKSPDKDTRINACIELAKAGPNAASAVPDLIPLLKDQDAEVRRLAAYALYEIGEGAKAAIPAVKALMSDRDPAVVQQALNTLRAIDPAAKDLQAPPNVATGVKP; translated from the coding sequence ATGGCTGGGGGAACGGCTCCTAGAGTTCCGCGCATGAACAAGCCCCATTCTGCAGTTTTCCTCGTCGTTTTCACAATCCTCATCACGTGCCTTGGATCGGGTTGCGCCAAAAAAGAAACGGTCAATGTCTCAGCGCAAACTGCTGGATTGAAGAGCCCGGACAAGGACACCCGAATTAACGCCTGCATCGAACTGGCCAAAGCCGGTCCGAACGCGGCTTCCGCTGTGCCGGATCTTATTCCGCTCCTGAAGGACCAGGACGCAGAAGTTCGCCGGCTCGCTGCTTACGCTCTCTACGAAATCGGTGAAGGCGCCAAAGCCGCGATCCCGGCTGTGAAAGCATTGATGAGCGATCGCGATCCGGCCGTTGTTCAACAAGCCTTGAATACATTGCGCGCGATCGATCCGGCGGCCAAAGACCTTCAAGCTCCCCCCAATGTGGCGACCGGAGTGAAGCCTTGA
- a CDS encoding response regulator transcription factor, protein MNPIRILLADDHTLVRAGLRSLLERMPDVVVIAEAADGREVLALVRSGRPNIVLMDIGMPVMNGLEATTRVLGEFPDARVIILSMHMNEEYVLQAMRAGASGYLLKKAATAELETAIRAVASGTTYLSPALAKRATEHLQEKGSDLKFPLEYLTPRQREILQLIAEGRNTKEIAALTRLSAKTVEFHRAQLMDRLDIHDVPGLVRYAIRAGILPLEAPDRS, encoded by the coding sequence ATGAACCCGATTCGCATCCTTCTCGCGGACGACCACACGCTCGTTCGCGCCGGCCTCCGATCTTTGTTAGAAAGAATGCCGGATGTGGTTGTCATCGCCGAAGCTGCCGACGGAAGAGAAGTTCTCGCGCTGGTGCGGTCCGGTCGCCCCAACATCGTGCTGATGGACATTGGCATGCCCGTCATGAACGGACTGGAAGCGACGACGCGCGTGTTGGGAGAATTCCCGGATGCGCGGGTGATCATTCTCTCGATGCACATGAACGAGGAGTATGTGCTGCAAGCGATGCGGGCGGGCGCATCCGGATATCTTCTCAAGAAAGCCGCGACCGCCGAGTTGGAAACCGCGATTCGCGCCGTCGCCAGCGGGACGACGTATTTGAGCCCGGCGCTGGCCAAACGAGCCACGGAACACCTTCAGGAAAAGGGTTCTGATTTGAAATTCCCCCTTGAATACCTCACGCCGCGCCAGCGTGAAATCCTTCAGTTGATTGCCGAAGGCAGGAATACCAAGGAAATTGCCGCGTTGACCCGTTTGAGCGCGAAGACCGTCGAATTTCATCGAGCCCAGTTGATGGATCGCCTCGACATTCATGATGTGCCTGGGTTGGTGCGCTACGCCATTCGGGCTGGCATCCTCCCCCTGGAAGCACCGGACCGCAGTTGA
- a CDS encoding NAD(+) synthase, with protein sequence MQQPFDSIYSHGFIRAAVCIPAVRVADPVFNLERTLQLAQTASEARAALALFPELGLSAYSNEDLFQQDALLEATKDAILSLVKASETLACVLIVGAPLRFDARLFNCAVVIHRGHLLGFVPKTYLPNYREFYEKRQFASAREAIGGEVLFQGRKFPFGNDLIFEAANLEGFKLHVEICEDVWTPIPPSTYAALAGATVLANLSASNITIGKAEYRRSLCASQSARCIAAYLYSAAGPGESTTDLAWDGQALICENNEVLAESERFSDKERIITADVDLERLIQERMRTSSFNDSVHDCRERIQAMRRVLFSFQVPHGKTELTRTVARFPYVSSDPRVRDQRCYEAYNIQVHSLVKRLSATGLKRVVIGVSGGLDSTQALIVAAKTMDRLGLPRDQILAFTMPGFATSDLTLKNARRLMAALKVKAGEIDIKPACLQMFRDIGHPYAESKPVYDVTFENVQAGERTSHLFRLANLHHALVLGTGDLSELALGWMTYGVGDHMSHYNVNVSVPKTLIQHLIRWVISTGQFDAETHAVLQSILETEISPELVPHHGGDSSKPAQKTAETIGPYELQDFNLYYISRFGFRPSKVAFLCHHAWGDKSRGGWPDLVPLEKRQAYGLPTIKRWLEVFLHRFFQVSQFKRSAIPNGPKVGSGGSLSPRGDWRAPSDSESKVWLQELRENVPD encoded by the coding sequence ATGCAACAACCATTCGACTCCATTTACTCCCACGGCTTCATTCGCGCCGCGGTGTGCATCCCGGCGGTGCGGGTCGCGGACCCCGTGTTCAATCTCGAACGCACGCTGCAACTGGCGCAGACGGCGTCAGAGGCCCGCGCCGCGCTCGCGTTGTTCCCTGAACTGGGCCTTTCCGCGTATTCGAATGAGGACCTGTTTCAGCAGGACGCGTTGCTGGAAGCAACGAAAGATGCGATTCTCTCCCTGGTCAAGGCCAGCGAAACGCTCGCGTGCGTGCTCATCGTGGGCGCGCCGCTCCGGTTCGACGCCAGGTTGTTCAATTGCGCCGTCGTGATCCACCGGGGGCACTTGCTGGGATTCGTGCCCAAAACTTACCTGCCGAATTACCGGGAGTTCTACGAGAAACGGCAGTTTGCGTCCGCGCGCGAAGCCATCGGAGGGGAAGTACTTTTTCAAGGAAGGAAATTCCCTTTTGGAAACGACCTCATTTTCGAGGCTGCAAACCTTGAGGGCTTCAAACTGCACGTCGAAATCTGCGAAGACGTGTGGACGCCGATTCCGCCCAGCACCTACGCGGCGCTGGCGGGCGCGACCGTGCTGGCGAATCTCTCGGCGAGCAACATCACGATCGGCAAAGCGGAATATCGGCGGAGCTTGTGCGCCTCGCAGTCAGCGCGGTGCATTGCCGCTTATCTGTATTCCGCAGCGGGTCCGGGCGAGTCCACGACGGATCTGGCGTGGGACGGCCAAGCGCTGATTTGCGAGAACAACGAAGTGCTGGCGGAGTCTGAGCGATTTTCGGACAAGGAGCGGATCATCACGGCGGACGTCGATCTGGAGCGGCTGATCCAGGAGCGGATGCGGACTTCGAGTTTCAACGATTCCGTCCATGATTGCCGCGAACGAATTCAAGCCATGCGGCGTGTTCTATTCTCCTTCCAGGTGCCGCACGGGAAGACTGAATTGACGCGAACCGTGGCGCGATTCCCGTACGTTTCAAGCGATCCGCGCGTGCGGGACCAGCGCTGTTATGAAGCCTATAATATTCAGGTCCACAGCCTGGTCAAACGCCTTTCGGCGACCGGATTGAAGCGCGTGGTCATCGGTGTCTCGGGAGGGCTGGATTCGACGCAAGCGTTGATCGTCGCGGCCAAGACCATGGATCGGCTGGGATTGCCGCGCGATCAGATCCTGGCATTCACGATGCCCGGTTTTGCCACGAGTGATCTCACGTTGAAGAACGCGCGCCGGCTCATGGCCGCGCTGAAGGTCAAGGCGGGCGAAATCGACATCAAGCCGGCGTGTTTGCAGATGTTCCGCGACATCGGGCATCCGTATGCGGAAAGCAAGCCGGTGTATGACGTGACGTTCGAGAACGTGCAGGCGGGCGAACGCACTTCGCATCTGTTCCGCCTGGCGAACCTGCACCACGCGCTCGTGCTGGGCACGGGCGATCTGAGCGAACTGGCGCTGGGCTGGATGACCTATGGCGTGGGTGATCACATGTCACATTACAACGTGAACGTGTCCGTCCCGAAGACGCTCATTCAGCACTTGATCCGCTGGGTGATCTCGACCGGCCAGTTCGACGCGGAGACGCACGCGGTGCTGCAGTCGATTCTGGAGACGGAGATTTCGCCCGAACTCGTCCCGCACCACGGCGGCGATTCCAGCAAGCCGGCGCAGAAGACCGCGGAAACGATCGGGCCGTACGAATTGCAGGACTTCAACCTCTACTACATTTCCCGGTTCGGATTTCGTCCGAGCAAAGTGGCGTTCCTGTGCCATCATGCCTGGGGAGACAAGAGCCGCGGCGGGTGGCCGGACCTGGTGCCCTTGGAGAAAAGGCAAGCGTATGGCCTGCCCACCATCAAGCGGTGGCTCGAAGTGTTTCTCCACCGATTTTTCCAGGTCAGCCAGTTCAAGCGCTCCGCCATTCCGAATGGCCCCAAAGTCGGTTCCGGCGGCTCGCTTTCGCCGCGGGGTGATTGGCGCGCGCCGAGCGATTCGGAATCGAAAGTCTGGCTGCAGGAACTCCGAGAAAACGTTCCCGATTGA
- a CDS encoding 2-hydroxyacid dehydrogenase → MLETAVYDTKPYDRQYLTAATHHIKWRFHEFRLSADTAVAAKGAQAVCVFVHDVADRSCLATLSKLGIRLLALRCAGHNNVDLAAARALNLAVVRVPAYSPHAVAEHTIALLLALSRKIHRAYNRVREHNFALNSLIGFEIHGKTVGVVGTGKIGRITAQIFRGFGAQVVAYDPAPSQDWAAQQNVTYLDWQALLAQSDIISLHLPLLTETHHLLNAEAFGRMKRGVIVLNTSRGKLIDTRALIAALKRGAVGGIALDVYEEEEGIFFEDLSDQVLLDDLLPRLLSFPNVLITAHQAFFTHEAMTEIARVTTTNLLKLETAEPWLPGTAL, encoded by the coding sequence ATGCTTGAAACCGCTGTTTACGACACCAAGCCGTACGACCGCCAGTATCTGACCGCGGCCACGCATCACATCAAGTGGCGTTTCCATGAATTCCGGCTCAGCGCGGACACCGCCGTCGCTGCCAAAGGCGCGCAAGCCGTCTGCGTTTTCGTGCATGACGTCGCCGATCGCTCCTGCCTGGCGACCCTCTCCAAACTGGGCATCCGTTTGCTGGCGTTGCGCTGCGCCGGCCACAACAATGTGGACCTGGCGGCCGCGCGCGCTCTCAATCTGGCGGTCGTGCGCGTGCCGGCTTATTCCCCGCACGCGGTCGCCGAGCACACCATCGCCTTGCTTCTGGCACTCAGCCGGAAGATCCATCGGGCTTACAATCGCGTGCGCGAACACAATTTCGCCCTCAACTCGCTCATCGGATTTGAAATCCACGGCAAAACTGTCGGCGTCGTCGGGACTGGCAAGATCGGCCGGATCACCGCGCAAATCTTTCGCGGCTTCGGCGCCCAGGTGGTGGCCTACGACCCGGCGCCGTCGCAGGACTGGGCGGCGCAGCAGAATGTAACTTATCTCGACTGGCAGGCTTTGCTGGCTCAAAGCGACATTATTTCACTTCACCTTCCGCTACTCACGGAGACGCATCACCTGTTGAACGCCGAGGCCTTTGGGCGCATGAAACGCGGCGTGATCGTCCTCAACACCAGCCGCGGCAAGCTGATCGATACGCGCGCATTGATCGCGGCCTTGAAGCGGGGCGCCGTGGGCGGGATCGCGCTCGACGTGTACGAAGAGGAGGAAGGCATTTTCTTCGAGGACCTCTCGGATCAAGTGCTCCTGGACGATTTGCTACCGCGGCTGCTCAGTTTCCCCAACGTTTTGATCACGGCGCATCAGGCTTTTTTCACGCACGAAGCGATGACCGAAATCGCGCGCGTCACGACCACGAATCTTCTGAAGTTGGAGACAGCCGAACCGTGGTTGCCGGGCACGGCGCTGTGA
- a CDS encoding CRTAC1 family protein, giving the protein MSKRASIIVVCLLLLAALGFWFFQSARLSEKRLSQDSVFDSNTPSAAPAVDEPLADGLRKIEARRLHLDQTVWADELTAQRHEAVFIKLWDDLRSAEDAGVVLTNFAFGELRLGTLGPADPREHGIAVQRLGDPIQRLEPHKWREWVASLKQQGWRLEQSEWRHKRFAVNSQGVSESLIFMTLHAARSNASQRCVARGNLRVEWRKSRKTGGEPFPELIDVTQLEVLSRTRQLPFHHVVAADLTPEKAEPSSLEPSLQLYDLDGDGLSEIIVAPRNRIFWNRGQGVFTPDRFLSFPLPAMNAFLLADFDADGLADLLAADPQGLALFAGDEKGRFLKPPKRLRFTAQELANPIVMTAGDIDRDGDLDVWLAQYKVPYQSGQVPTPYYDANDGWPSFLLVNDGRGNFADRTAQAGLAAKRFRRTYSSSLVDLDDDRDLDLVVVSDFAGTDVYFNDGNGNFTEATSRVLDEARAFGMAHTFGDFDRDGHLDFFVIGMNSFVADRLDALQAGAPEFPEHARMRPKMAQGNRLYFWRDGVFQQTHLSGLVARSGWSWGGTSGDFDNDGDLDLYVANGHISGRSARDYEPEFWQHDIYLGGSKNDPALERYFQSVRMRYQGAGLSYGGFEKNRLYLNEAGKSFLEAAHLLGVSLEEDCRNVVSDDLDGDGKLDLLVVAFQTWPEIRQALHIFPNFTEKPGHWIGFRLRESGSGFSPVGAKVILTTASGAQVRHLVTGDSYRSQHANTAHFGLGADSAVRSVEVVWPAGEKTKIDSPAINRYHEIKAPASRMGRLSK; this is encoded by the coding sequence ATGTCCAAACGAGCGAGCATCATTGTCGTTTGCCTCTTGCTGCTGGCTGCACTCGGCTTTTGGTTCTTCCAATCCGCGAGGTTGTCCGAGAAAAGGCTGAGTCAAGATTCGGTTTTTGACTCAAACACACCCTCTGCCGCGCCCGCAGTTGACGAGCCACTGGCTGATGGTCTCCGGAAGATCGAGGCTCGCCGGCTGCACCTGGATCAAACGGTCTGGGCCGATGAACTCACGGCGCAGCGCCACGAAGCCGTTTTCATCAAACTCTGGGACGATCTTCGAAGCGCCGAGGATGCCGGCGTGGTGCTGACCAATTTTGCGTTTGGCGAGCTTCGGCTTGGAACTCTCGGCCCGGCTGATCCGCGCGAACATGGCATTGCGGTTCAACGCCTGGGCGATCCCATTCAACGATTGGAACCTCACAAGTGGCGGGAGTGGGTCGCGAGTCTCAAACAGCAAGGCTGGCGGCTGGAGCAGTCGGAATGGCGGCACAAGCGCTTCGCCGTGAACAGCCAGGGCGTTTCGGAATCGCTCATCTTCATGACGCTGCACGCCGCCAGATCGAACGCCAGCCAACGCTGCGTGGCGCGGGGAAACCTTCGCGTCGAATGGCGCAAATCCAGGAAGACCGGTGGCGAGCCGTTTCCCGAGTTGATCGACGTGACCCAACTGGAGGTTTTGTCGCGCACGAGGCAACTGCCCTTTCATCACGTCGTCGCTGCGGATCTGACGCCGGAAAAAGCTGAGCCGAGTTCGCTCGAACCTAGTCTGCAGCTTTACGATTTGGATGGAGACGGCTTGTCCGAGATCATCGTGGCTCCGCGAAACCGGATTTTCTGGAACCGAGGACAAGGCGTGTTCACGCCGGACCGGTTTCTCTCATTTCCCCTGCCCGCAATGAACGCGTTTCTTCTGGCCGACTTCGACGCCGACGGGTTGGCGGACCTTCTCGCGGCCGATCCCCAAGGGCTGGCCTTATTTGCCGGAGATGAAAAAGGCCGATTTCTCAAGCCTCCAAAACGGCTTCGATTCACAGCTCAGGAGTTGGCGAATCCAATTGTGATGACCGCCGGAGACATCGATCGCGACGGCGATCTCGACGTCTGGCTCGCGCAATACAAGGTGCCGTACCAGAGCGGACAGGTGCCGACGCCTTATTACGACGCCAACGATGGCTGGCCCTCGTTTCTGCTCGTGAACGACGGGCGCGGAAACTTCGCGGATCGGACCGCACAGGCGGGCCTGGCCGCCAAACGCTTTCGCCGCACCTACAGCAGCTCGTTGGTCGATCTCGATGACGACCGGGATCTGGATCTCGTAGTCGTCAGCGATTTTGCCGGCACCGATGTCTATTTCAACGACGGGAATGGAAACTTCACTGAGGCGACCTCCCGCGTGCTGGATGAGGCGCGCGCCTTCGGCATGGCACATACGTTCGGCGATTTTGACCGCGACGGGCATTTGGATTTTTTTGTCATCGGCATGAACTCGTTCGTCGCGGATCGGCTCGACGCGCTCCAGGCCGGCGCGCCTGAATTCCCGGAGCACGCGCGGATGCGGCCCAAGATGGCGCAGGGCAATCGGCTCTATTTCTGGCGCGACGGAGTTTTCCAGCAAACGCACCTGAGCGGCCTGGTTGCGCGGTCGGGCTGGTCCTGGGGGGGGACAAGCGGCGACTTTGACAACGACGGCGATCTGGATCTTTACGTCGCAAACGGCCACATCAGCGGGCGCTCCGCCAGGGACTACGAGCCGGAGTTCTGGCAGCACGATATTTATCTGGGCGGCTCGAAGAACGATCCGGCGCTCGAACGCTATTTCCAGTCGGTCCGAATGCGCTACCAGGGCGCCGGACTTTCCTACGGCGGGTTTGAAAAGAATCGCCTCTATCTCAACGAGGCCGGGAAATCGTTTCTCGAAGCCGCTCACCTCCTGGGCGTGTCTCTGGAGGAGGATTGCCGGAACGTCGTGAGCGACGATCTGGACGGCGACGGCAAGCTCGACTTGCTCGTGGTCGCGTTTCAAACGTGGCCGGAGATTCGGCAAGCCTTGCACATTTTTCCAAACTTCACGGAGAAGCCGGGCCATTGGATCGGATTTCGGCTCCGCGAATCCGGATCTGGATTTTCGCCCGTGGGCGCCAAGGTGATCCTTACGACGGCGAGCGGAGCGCAAGTTCGCCACCTGGTTACCGGCGATTCCTATCGCTCGCAGCATGCGAACACGGCTCACTTCGGTCTGGGCGCGGACTCGGCTGTGCGCAGCGTCGAGGTAGTCTGGCCGGCTGGAGAAAAGACAAAGATTGATAGTCCGGCCATCAACCGATACCACGAAATCAAAGCGCCGGCCTCCCGGATGGGACGCCTTTCCAAGTGA